In Anaerobranca gottschalkii DSM 13577, a genomic segment contains:
- the rpsL gene encoding 30S ribosomal protein S12, which yields MPTINQLVRKGRQKVVKKSTAPALEGAPQKRGVCIRVSTMTPKKPNSALRKVARVRLTNGTEVNAYIPGIGHNLQEHSVVLVRGGRVKDLPGVRYHIVRGALDTAGVQNRHQGRSKYGAKRPKKK from the coding sequence ATGCCAACAATTAACCAGTTAGTCCGTAAAGGAAGACAAAAGGTAGTTAAGAAATCAACTGCTCCTGCTTTGGAGGGTGCTCCACAAAAAAGAGGAGTATGTATAAGGGTTTCAACAATGACTCCTAAAAAACCAAATTCTGCTCTTAGGAAAGTGGCAAGGGTACGTTTGACTAACGGTACTGAAGTTAATGCGTATATCCCAGGTATTGGTCACAACCTACAAGAACACTCTGTTGTATTAGTAAGGGGTGGTAGGGTAAAAGACTTACCAGGTGTTCGTTACCATATAGTACGTGGTGCTTTAGATACCGCTGGTGTACAAAACCGTCACCAAGGCCGTTCTAAATACGGTGCTAAAAGACCAAAGAAAAAATAA
- the rpsG gene encoding 30S ribosomal protein S7 — protein sequence MPRKGPVPKRDILPDPIYGSELVSRIINKIMLDGKKGVAQSIMYGALDRVKAKTGKDPLEVLDEAMKNVMPVLEVKSRRVGGSNYQVPVEVRPDRRRTLGIRWLVEFARKRGEKTMEERLAAEIMDAANNVGAAVKKKEDTHKMAEANKAFAHYRW from the coding sequence ATGCCAAGGAAAGGTCCAGTTCCTAAAAGAGATATACTACCTGACCCCATCTACGGCAGTGAGTTAGTTTCCCGAATCATCAACAAAATAATGCTTGATGGTAAAAAGGGTGTAGCTCAATCCATTATGTATGGGGCATTAGATAGAGTAAAAGCCAAGACTGGTAAAGATCCTTTAGAAGTATTAGACGAAGCAATGAAAAATGTTATGCCAGTATTAGAGGTAAAATCTCGTAGGGTTGGTGGATCTAACTATCAAGTTCCAGTTGAAGTTAGACCAGATCGCCGTCGCACTTTAGGTATCCGCTGGTTAGTGGAGTTTGCAAGAAAGCGTGGCGAAAAAACCATGGAAGAGCGTCTTGCTGCTGAAATCATGGATGCTGCAAATAATGTAGGTGCTGCAGTGAAGAAGAAGGAAGACACTCATAAAATGGCAGAAGCAAACAAAGCTTTCGCCCATTATCGTTGGTAA